The genomic segment GAAGAAGGGGCAGCAATGTCGGAAGAAGGGGCAGCAATGTCGGAAGAAGGGGCAACAATGTCGGAAGAAGGGGCAACAGTGTCGGAAAAAGGACAGATAATTGCCTCTGATACTGGTAGTGATGAGGAGTTAGGTGAAGCCTTGTCTAATGGCAACCCCATACCACCTAAGAGGGGAAAGGGAAGGCCCAAAGGATCAGGCTCTAAGACACCCAAGATACTGAGGGTACTAGACAAGCAGCCACGGGGCAGGCCACGTAAAGTGGTTGACCCTAATGCTGTTTCAGCAGAGCCAACTGCACCTCTGAAGCATGGCCGGCCCCAAAATattaaaccccccaaaaaaatgggtAGGCCGAGGAAGAACCCGCTATCAAccgaggaggaagaagagagaaagaaaccgAAAAGCCAACCTAAGGGATCAAGAGTATGCAAGCCTCTCGGAACTGCACCTCTGAAGCATGGCCGGCCCCAAAatgttaaacaaaaaaaaaaaatgggtagGCCGAGGAAGAACCCGCTATCAAccgaggaggaagaagagagaaagaaactgAAAAGCCAACCTAAGGGATCAAGAGTGTGGAAGCCTCTCGGAAGGCCGCGCATCCACCCCTACATGGATCCCCCAGCCACCTCTGCTGAGCCACGGGCAAGAGGCCGTCCACGCAAGGCAACAATGGGTAGAGGTGCCCACTTACGGAAGAACCCACCTCCAACCTCTAAAGTTTCCAAGCCACCCGTTATAGATGGTTCCCCGCAAAAGAGGGGCCGCCCCTTAGGCTCCGTACAAGCAAACAAAGCCAAGAGAGCAGCAGAGAAGGATAGGTCCAATAGTGCACCCCCAGCCAAACAGGGGTGCACTGTTTCTCCAATAGTAAAGCTTTACCGCTGCACCAATGGTAAAGCAAATGTGTTAGATGAAGCTGCCTTCCAAGCCCAGAGGCGAAGAGGCAGGAGATCATCTGTGAAAGTTGATTATACAACTTGTGATTCAGAGAAGGAGGAAAATGAAGATGCAGAGAGAAATGAGGACGAAGACTTGTCTCCAGTTGAAGAGGAAATAAAACCACGCAGTAGTCGTCACAAGGCTAGCAAACCTGGTAAAGGTTTCTAAAGTAAAAGGAACCTAGGTGGAGCAGACTGAACAAGACAACATACCTTGTTGCCGGGAAACACAAAATATCAGTAGCATCTTGTAGGATGAATGGACatgtttttaacattt from the Salmo trutta chromosome 36, fSalTru1.1, whole genome shotgun sequence genome contains:
- the LOC115176097 gene encoding basic salivary proline-rich protein 4 isoform X1; translation: MKEGATMSEEGATMSEEGAAMSEEGAAMSEEGATMSEEGATVSEKGQIIASDTGSDEELGEALSNGNPIPPKRGKGRPKGSGSKTPKILRVLDKQPRGRPRKVVDPNAVSAEPTAPLKHGRPQNIKPPKKMGRPRKNPLSTEEEEERKKPKSQPKGSRVCKPLGTAPLKHGRPQNVKQKKKMGRPRKNPLSTEEEEERKKLKSQPKGSRVWKPLGRPRIHPYMDPPATSAEPRARGRPRKATMGRGAHLRKNPPPTSKVSKPPVIDGSPQKRGRPLGSVQANKAKRAAEKDRSNSAPPAKQGCTVSPIVKLYRCTNGKANVLDEAAFQAQRRRGRRSSVKVDYTTCDSEKEENEDAERNEDEDLSPVEEEIKPRSSRHKASKPGKGF
- the LOC115176097 gene encoding basic salivary proline-rich protein 4 isoform X2 — translated: MKEGATMSEEGATMSEEGAAMSEEGAAMSEEGATMSEEGATVSEKGQIIASDTGSDEELGEALSNGNPIPPKRGKGRPKGSGSKTPKILRVLDKQPRGRPRKVVDPNAVSAEPTAPLKHGRPQNIKPPKKMGRPRKNPLSTEEEEERKKPKSQPKGSRVCKPLGTAPLKHGRPQNVKQKKKMGRPRKNPLSTEEEEERKKLKSQPKGSRVWKPLGRPRIHPYMDPPATSAEPRARGRPRKATMGRGAHLRKNPPPTSKVSKPPVIDGSPQKRGRPLGSVQANKAKRAAEKDRSNSAPPAKQGCTVSPIVKLYRCTNGKANVLDEAAFQAQRRRGRRSSVKVDYTTCDSEKEENEDAERNEDEDLSPVEEEIKPRSSRHKASKPGKGF